The genomic region GATGTATCGCTTTGTTCGTGCTGTCGAAAGAATTGCAAAAAAGTTTGAAAACGGCATAACCATTAATAAAAATAACTCAAATTTAGATGATAAGGTCTGAAAATTTGTTAACAGCATCGCAAATCAGAAAATCCTTTATCGATTTCTTTATTGAAAAGAGGCATACTTTTGTACAGAGCTGGCCGGTTGTGCCCATCGGCGATGATACACTGCTGTTTACAAATGCCGGTATGAATCAGTTCAAGGATGTTTTTCTCGGCACAGGCGCCCGCGGATATAAACGCGCAGCCAACAGCCAGAAATGTATCCGTGCAGGCGGAAAACATAATGACCTCGAAGATGTCGGCACCGATACGTATCATCACACCTTTTTTGAAATGCTCGGCAACTGGTCTTTCGGCGATTATTTTAAAGCCGAGGCAATCGAATGGGCCTGGGAGCTTTTGACGAAGGTCTGGAAAATAGACCCGCAGCGTTTGCACGCCACTTATTTTCAGGGCGACCCGCACGATAATCTTTCCGCCGATGACGAAGCGAGAGATTTATGGCTCCGATTTTTGCCTGACGAAAGAATTCATAAAGGCAATAAGAAAGATAATTTCTGGGAAATGGGCGATACCGGCCCCTGCGGCCCATGCAGCGAGATACATTACGATGGCACGCCTGACATGTCCGGCGCCGCGTTTATAAACAAAGATAATTCGAACGTAATTGAAATCTGGAATCTTGTTTTCATTCAGTATAACCGCGACAGCAGCGGAAAATTAACTCCGCTGCCCGCAAGGCACGTCGATACAGGTATGGGCCTTGAAAGGGTAACGCGCATCCTGCAGGGCAAACAGTCGAATTACGATACTGATTTGTTTACGCCGATACTCGATGCGACGGGTAAATTGTGCAATCAAAAATATACCGCCGCTATGGATAAAAAATCCGACATCGCGTTTCGCGTTATCGCCGACCATTTGCGAACGCTTGTCTTCGCGATAACCGACGGCTGTATGCCGAGCAATGACGGCAGGGGATATGTTCTTCGCAGAATTTTAAGACGGGCCTCGAGATTCGGCCGCACACTCAATATGCACGAGCCGTTTATTTATAAACTGGCCGATGTAGTTATTAGTTCGATGAGTCAGGCTTTTGCTGAAATAAAACAGCGAAGCGAACTCGTTAAGACCGTTATAAAATCCGAAGAGGAAAGTTTCGGCAGAACGCTCGACAGGGGCCTTGAGATATTTGGCGCCGCAGCCGAAAACGCTGATAACGGCGTTATAAGCGGTCAGGACGCGTTCCAGCTTTATGACACATTCGGTTTCCCGCTCGATTTGACCCAGCTTATGGCAAGAGAGAAGAATCTTTCCGTTGACACCGCGGGCTTCGAAAAACTTATGGACCAGCAGAGACAGCGTGCAAGAGCCTCGCAGAAGACCAGCAGTTTCATCTCGATTGTTGCGGATACAAAATTGCCCGTTACGG from Phycisphaerae bacterium harbors:
- the alaS gene encoding alanine--tRNA ligase, whose protein sequence is MLTASQIRKSFIDFFIEKRHTFVQSWPVVPIGDDTLLFTNAGMNQFKDVFLGTGARGYKRAANSQKCIRAGGKHNDLEDVGTDTYHHTFFEMLGNWSFGDYFKAEAIEWAWELLTKVWKIDPQRLHATYFQGDPHDNLSADDEARDLWLRFLPDERIHKGNKKDNFWEMGDTGPCGPCSEIHYDGTPDMSGAAFINKDNSNVIEIWNLVFIQYNRDSSGKLTPLPARHVDTGMGLERVTRILQGKQSNYDTDLFTPILDATGKLCNQKYTAAMDKKSDIAFRVIADHLRTLVFAITDGCMPSNDGRGYVLRRILRRASRFGRTLNMHEPFIYKLADVVISSMSQAFAEIKQRSELVKTVIKSEEESFGRTLDRGLEIFGAAAENADNGVISGQDAFQLYDTFGFPLDLTQLMAREKNLSVDTAGFEKLMDQQRQRARASQKTSSFISIVADTKLPVTDDSAKYNEDKIRTLITGFIDQAGYKNSGTLIEGADAAVILEKTCFYAESGGQIGDKGIIKTESGEFAVETTEKIADCVIHKGKLIKGSMKIGDEADAIVDESRQQSRRNHTATHLLQWALQQTLGRNVAQQGSLVCPEYLRFDFTAPKALTDEELKKVQQLVNEKIRQNLPVACTVLPIAQAKKLGAMALFNEKYGDTVRVIAIGAPDEKNISQAFSREFCGGTHVDNTGKIAGIKIIKEESVSAGVRRITALTGSALLDYLAAQSEITEQLCLILKVKAEDLPVRVNKLMDENKKLAKQLKSAPSQGGTNFLDKAKQLLDEAAKIGESAVVINVIESAAVDDVRVAMDMIKKKAGSAVIVFGMADGDKVTLLAAVTDDLIKKGLSAGDIVKQISPIVAGAGGGRPQMAQAGGKDPSKLKDALDKASELIEAKLRK